One genomic region from Listeria monocytogenes encodes:
- a CDS encoding YigZ family protein, with amino-acid sequence MLDHYLTIHSDGKHEIIIEKSRFICHIKRATTETEAQTFIQEIKKEHRDATHNCSAYIIGENDQYQKAHDDGEPSGTAGVPMLEILKKKSLKNVAVVVTRYFGGTKLGAGGLVRAYGSAVSEAIQAIGIVECKLATIVECSFAYPLLGKVENALELKAYQIDKKEFTEKVVLHIFVDNDELQDFFNWITEISNGQLEYKEGPQKYREKDVT; translated from the coding sequence ATGTTGGATCATTATTTAACCATCCATAGCGATGGAAAACACGAAATAATTATTGAAAAGTCCCGCTTTATCTGCCATATTAAGCGAGCTACAACAGAAACTGAAGCACAAACCTTTATTCAAGAAATCAAAAAAGAGCATCGTGATGCTACCCATAATTGTTCTGCTTATATTATAGGAGAAAATGACCAATATCAAAAAGCGCATGATGACGGAGAACCTAGTGGAACAGCTGGCGTTCCAATGCTAGAGATCTTAAAAAAGAAATCTTTAAAAAATGTCGCCGTTGTAGTTACTCGTTATTTTGGAGGAACAAAACTAGGTGCAGGCGGCCTAGTTCGCGCATATGGTAGTGCTGTTAGTGAGGCTATTCAAGCAATTGGTATTGTCGAATGCAAACTAGCCACTATTGTTGAATGCTCATTTGCTTACCCACTTTTAGGCAAGGTCGAAAATGCGCTTGAACTAAAAGCATATCAAATTGACAAAAAAGAGTTCACTGAAAAAGTAGTACTTCATATTTTTGTTGATAACGACGAACTGCAAGATTTTTTCAACTGGATCACCGAGATTTCAAATGGGCAACTGGAATATAAAGAAGGACCACAAAAATATAGAGAAAAGGATGTCACTTAG
- the degU gene encoding two-component system response regulator DegU, with protein MALKIMIVDDHQLFREGIKRILELEDSFEVVAEAENGKNIVAKVREYKPDIVLMDINMPTVNGLDATEMLVRQFPSIKVIVLTIHDTDEYVTEALRAGAVGYLLKEMDAHELVEAVKIVDNGGAYIHPRVAIKLIREYRHLASTNTSQGVYGYQQPEVKMPLHILTHRECEVLQLLTDGKSNRGIGETLFISEKTVKNHVSSILQKMKVNDRTQAVVTAIKHGWVYIR; from the coding sequence ATGGCACTCAAAATCATGATTGTAGATGATCATCAGTTGTTTCGCGAAGGTATCAAGCGAATTTTAGAGTTGGAAGATTCTTTTGAGGTCGTAGCGGAAGCTGAAAATGGTAAAAATATCGTAGCAAAAGTTCGCGAATATAAACCAGATATTGTTTTAATGGATATTAATATGCCAACTGTGAACGGACTAGATGCAACTGAAATGCTAGTACGTCAATTTCCTAGCATCAAAGTAATCGTCTTGACTATTCATGATACAGATGAATATGTAACAGAAGCACTTAGAGCTGGAGCAGTCGGCTATTTATTAAAAGAAATGGATGCTCATGAACTTGTAGAAGCTGTAAAAATTGTTGATAATGGAGGCGCGTATATTCATCCACGTGTAGCAATTAAATTAATTCGTGAATACCGCCATTTAGCAAGCACTAACACTTCTCAAGGTGTTTATGGCTACCAACAACCAGAAGTCAAAATGCCACTACACATCTTAACGCATAGAGAGTGCGAGGTATTGCAACTTCTTACCGATGGAAAAAGTAACCGCGGAATTGGGGAGACACTTTTCATTAGTGAAAAAACAGTAAAAAACCATGTAAGTAGTATTTTACAAAAAATGAAAGTGAATGATAGAACTCAAGCGGTGGTAACGGCAATCAAGCACGGCTGGGTATACATTCGCTAA
- a CDS encoding DegV family protein — MNEKIAVVTDSTTYLPDEVKEQLRINVVPLSVIIDGKSYREGEELSATDFYRKVKEAENFPTSSQPAPGEFIHLFENLKEQGFDTVISIHLSSGISGTFQNAASAGELIEGLNVVAYDSELSCMAQGMFAVKAAEMALANEPLDQIIQKLDKIKQAQDAYFMVDDLNNLQRGGRLNGAQALVGSLLQIKPILHFNDKQIVLFEKVRTQKKALKRIEDILQKAVQNKTAEKAYVIHGNDLAKGEAWLAQLEAKFPEVTFELSYFGPVIGTHLGEGALGLTWSIK, encoded by the coding sequence ATGAACGAAAAAATAGCAGTGGTTACTGACAGCACAACTTATTTGCCAGACGAAGTGAAAGAGCAGCTACGAATCAATGTCGTGCCACTTTCTGTAATAATTGATGGGAAATCTTATCGTGAAGGTGAGGAACTGTCTGCAACCGATTTTTATCGAAAAGTAAAAGAAGCTGAGAATTTCCCAACTTCCTCTCAACCTGCCCCAGGAGAATTCATTCACTTGTTTGAAAACCTGAAAGAACAAGGTTTTGATACTGTAATTAGTATTCATCTATCAAGTGGTATTAGTGGAACGTTTCAGAATGCGGCTTCAGCTGGAGAACTGATTGAAGGGCTAAATGTAGTCGCTTATGATTCTGAGCTTTCTTGTATGGCGCAAGGAATGTTTGCAGTTAAAGCAGCTGAAATGGCTTTGGCAAACGAGCCATTGGACCAGATTATCCAAAAACTAGATAAAATAAAACAGGCACAAGATGCTTATTTTATGGTGGATGATTTAAATAATTTACAGCGTGGCGGCCGTTTGAATGGAGCACAAGCCCTTGTTGGTAGCTTGCTTCAAATTAAACCAATTCTTCATTTTAATGATAAACAAATTGTCCTGTTTGAAAAGGTTAGAACGCAAAAAAAGGCATTGAAACGAATTGAAGATATTCTTCAAAAAGCCGTTCAAAACAAAACGGCAGAAAAAGCTTATGTCATTCATGGTAATGATCTAGCAAAAGGTGAAGCATGGCTTGCACAATTAGAAGCGAAATTCCCAGAAGTAACATTTGAATTAAGTTATTTTGGTCCAGTCATTGGAACTCACTTGGGTGAAGGTGCGCTTGGATTAACTTGGTCAATAAAATAA